Genomic segment of Streptomyces sp. NA02950:
CAAGCGCGAGGGCGACCTCAGCGACCAACTGATCTGCGACCACGCTCTGTTCCATCTCGAGGCCGATCTGCGCTGGCTGGAGCTGACCGCGGCCCGCCTCGGCCAACTCGGCAAGGCGGTACGCTCATGACTCCCGCGGGTTCCCTCCTCATCGCCGACAGCCTCCACAAGGCGTACGGCCCCACTCCCGCGCTCGACGGCGCGCACTTCTCCATCCACCCCGGCGAGGTCGTCGCCGTCATGGGCCCCTCCGGCTCCGGCAAGTCCACGCTGCTGCACTGCCTGGCCGGGATCGTCAAACCGGACGCGGGGTCGGTCCACTACAGCGGGCGCGAGCTGTCCTCGATGTCGGACGCCGAGCGCAGCAGGCTGCGCCGCGGCGAGTTCGGCTTCGTCTTCCAGTTCGGCCAGCTCGTCCCGGAGCTCAACTGCGTGGAGAACGTGGCGCTTCCGCTGCGGCTGAACGGCGTCAAGCGCAAGGAGGCCGAGGCCCGGGCGCTGTCC
This window contains:
- a CDS encoding ABC transporter ATP-binding protein — protein: MTPAGSLLIADSLHKAYGPTPALDGAHFSIHPGEVVAVMGPSGSGKSTLLHCLAGIVKPDAGSVHYSGRELSSMSDAERSRLRRGEFGFVFQFGQLVPELNCVENVALPLRLNGVKRKEAEARALSWLERLEVADVRAKRPGEVSGGQGQRVAVARSLVTSPRVLFADEPTGALDSLNGERVMELLTEAARETRAAVVLVTHEARVAAYSDREVVVRDGKARDMAGVR